The following are encoded together in the Pseudomonas xantholysinigenes genome:
- the cobF gene encoding precorrin-6A synthase (deacetylating): protein MKKLLLIGIGPGDPRQITYEAVEALRRTTVFFVLDKGVDKDDLVRMRRAILERYLPEGGYRLVQVADPCRDGAATDYVEAVHDWHVHRAALYARLIEQELAGDEVGAFLLWGEPGLYDSTLRILDLVRARGVALALEVIPGISSIQALAARHQIPLNRIGEPLTVLPGRRLGEQPRIDNVLVMLDGQCVFADLDDPQLVIYWGAYLGTADELLVQGRLQEVKGQILAMREAARARKGWIMDTYLLRREL, encoded by the coding sequence ATGAAAAAACTTCTACTGATTGGCATAGGCCCGGGCGATCCACGCCAGATCACCTACGAGGCGGTAGAGGCGCTGCGCCGTACCACGGTGTTCTTCGTGCTCGACAAGGGCGTGGACAAGGATGACCTGGTGCGCATGCGCCGGGCCATCCTCGAGCGCTACCTGCCCGAGGGCGGCTATCGCCTGGTGCAAGTCGCCGACCCGTGTCGGGATGGCGCGGCCACTGACTATGTCGAGGCCGTGCACGACTGGCACGTGCACCGTGCAGCCTTGTACGCGCGGCTGATCGAACAGGAACTGGCTGGCGATGAGGTCGGCGCGTTCCTGCTGTGGGGCGAGCCAGGCCTTTATGACAGCACACTGCGTATTCTGGACCTGGTCCGAGCGCGCGGCGTGGCGCTGGCGCTGGAGGTGATTCCCGGAATCAGCAGCATCCAGGCCCTGGCGGCCCGCCACCAGATTCCCCTCAATCGCATCGGCGAGCCGTTGACCGTGCTACCGGGCCGGCGCCTGGGCGAACAGCCGCGGATCGATAATGTGCTGGTGATGCTCGACGGGCAATGCGTGTTTGCCGACCTGGATGACCCGCAATTGGTGATCTACTGGGGCGCTTACCTGGGCACGGCGGATGAACTGCTGGTGCAGGGCCGACTGCAGGAAGTCAAAGGGCAAATCCTGGCAATGCGTGAAGCGGCCCGAGCGCGCAAGGGCTGGATCATGGACACCTACTTGCTGCGCCGCGAGCTGTAG
- a CDS encoding histone-like nucleoid-structuring protein, MvaT/MvaU family has protein sequence MSRLAEFRAAEKALQEQMAQLEALKKDAGLKREIEFEQKLVGLMKSYDKSLRDIIAILDPKATQRAPAVAAKQQRRPRVVKVYENPHTGELIETKGGNHRGLKAWKEQYGAQTVDSWVR, from the coding sequence GTGTCCAGACTTGCAGAGTTTCGTGCTGCCGAAAAAGCGCTTCAAGAACAGATGGCACAACTGGAGGCGCTGAAAAAGGATGCCGGCCTTAAACGCGAAATCGAATTCGAGCAGAAACTAGTCGGCCTGATGAAAAGCTACGACAAGAGCCTGCGCGACATCATCGCCATTCTCGACCCCAAGGCCACCCAGCGCGCCCCCGCCGTCGCCGCCAAGCAGCAGCGCCGGCCACGGGTGGTGAAGGTCTACGAGAACCCACACACCGGCGAGCTGATCGAGACCAAGGGCGGTAACCACCGTGGATTGAAGGCGTGGAAGGAACAGTACGGCGCGCAGACGGTGGATTCCTGGGTGCGCTGA
- a CDS encoding MgtC/SapB family protein, with protein sequence MLLHSIGAAIQAEFADITDEGEVTRVLVRLLMAAILGAVLGFERESKGKSAGVRTHMLVSMGAALFVLAPSMAGADEQALSRVIQGIVAGIGFLGAGTILKGNGQDTSHVKGLTTAAGLWMTAAIGTAAGMGREATALVSTVLALLVLASMPLLVDKMEDEQEEKREEEGRKH encoded by the coding sequence ATGCTACTGCATTCGATAGGGGCGGCGATCCAGGCCGAATTCGCCGATATCACCGATGAAGGTGAAGTGACGCGTGTCCTCGTGCGCCTGTTGATGGCCGCCATCCTGGGCGCGGTGTTGGGCTTCGAGCGCGAGAGCAAGGGCAAGTCGGCTGGGGTGCGCACCCACATGCTGGTATCCATGGGGGCGGCGCTGTTTGTGCTGGCACCCAGCATGGCCGGGGCCGACGAGCAGGCGCTGAGTCGAGTGATCCAGGGTATCGTCGCCGGGATCGGTTTTCTCGGTGCGGGTACTATCCTCAAGGGCAACGGCCAGGACACCAGTCATGTGAAAGGGCTCACCACTGCTGCCGGGCTATGGATGACTGCGGCGATCGGCACCGCCGCCGGCATGGGCCGCGAGGCCACCGCGCTGGTCAGCACCGTGCTGGCGCTGCTGGTGCTGGCAAGCATGCCGCTGCTGGTGGACAAGATGGAGGACGAGCAGGAGGAAAAGCGCGAGGAGGAGGGCAGGAAGCACTGA
- a CDS encoding glycosyltransferase — MSHLLVIASTRPAPRVGSAGHYMLQVLQGFLARGWHVTFAAAETAGEHQADLAALGVNEQVIAANTLAPLAQAPDVVLFDHFAVEEQFAGLIALHYPGALRMLVGNGLHSLREARQQLLRRRLVEGLDPNDFRALFATTGPALYRQMAPSATTQRELAAIWRCDLTLLPGEAELDLLVNGFGVPDYLLHHCPITATPAPQPWRPFSERQHFVSLGNFDQAANQDALLWLRHNLWPMLRRRLPDARLDVWGAGAATRAMALHAPDEGFHLRGWAEDADTLMGNARVCLAPLRFGAGFKGRLLDALRCGTPSVTTPIGAEGLQGRQPWPGAIASSAEGLAEAAARLHSDEAQWNKAQAGCAQWLSQQRDALLVERVEHGLGHLEEQRLYNFTGAMLRRSAKPQ, encoded by the coding sequence ATGTCTCATCTCCTGGTCATCGCCAGCACCCGCCCCGCCCCGCGCGTCGGCAGTGCCGGACACTACATGCTGCAAGTCCTGCAAGGCTTCCTTGCGCGCGGATGGCACGTGACCTTCGCCGCAGCCGAGACGGCTGGCGAGCACCAGGCAGACCTCGCAGCCCTGGGCGTTAATGAACAGGTCATCGCGGCGAATACCTTGGCGCCACTGGCGCAAGCCCCCGATGTGGTGCTGTTCGACCATTTTGCGGTCGAGGAGCAGTTCGCCGGCCTGATTGCCCTGCACTACCCCGGCGCCTTGCGGATGCTGGTCGGCAATGGCTTGCACAGCCTGCGCGAAGCCCGTCAGCAACTGCTGCGCCGACGCCTGGTCGAGGGCCTGGACCCTAACGATTTCCGCGCCCTGTTTGCCACCACCGGGCCCGCGCTGTACCGCCAGATGGCACCGAGCGCCACTACCCAGCGCGAGCTGGCGGCGATCTGGCGCTGCGACTTGACGCTGCTGCCCGGCGAAGCGGAGCTCGACCTGCTGGTCAACGGCTTTGGCGTGCCTGACTACCTGCTGCACCATTGCCCAATCACGGCAACTCCCGCCCCGCAACCCTGGCGCCCCTTCAGCGAGCGACAACACTTCGTCAGCCTTGGCAACTTTGACCAGGCCGCCAACCAGGACGCGCTGTTGTGGCTGCGGCACAACCTGTGGCCAATGCTCCGTCGGCGCCTGCCCGATGCCCGGTTGGACGTGTGGGGAGCGGGTGCCGCCACACGGGCCATGGCCTTGCACGCTCCAGATGAAGGCTTTCACTTACGCGGCTGGGCTGAGGACGCCGACACACTGATGGGCAACGCACGGGTGTGCCTGGCGCCCTTGCGCTTTGGTGCCGGCTTCAAGGGGCGCCTGCTCGATGCCTTGCGCTGCGGCACCCCCAGCGTGACCACGCCGATCGGCGCCGAGGGTTTGCAGGGCCGGCAGCCCTGGCCTGGGGCTATCGCCAGCAGCGCCGAAGGGCTGGCCGAGGCCGCCGCGCGATTGCACAGCGACGAGGCGCAGTGGAACAAGGCCCAGGCGGGGTGCGCGCAGTGGCTGAGCCAGCAGCGCGATGCGTTGCTGGTGGAACGCGTCGAGCATGGGCTGGGGCATCTGGAGGAGCAGCGCCTGTACAACTTCACGGGTGCGATGTTGCGGCGCAGCGCCAAGCCCCAGTAG
- the mapR gene encoding GntR family transcriptional regulator MpaR (MapR regulates genes involved in Pseudomonas quinolone signal (PQS) production and anthranilate metabolism) produces MKRYERFADDIAELIRSGVLGPGQRVPSVRYASQTHGVSPSTVFQAYYLLERRGLIRARPRSGYFVNAHAPRPFSEPQTHAPANESTEVDVSGLVFSILDSIKDPHTMPFGSAFPSPALFPLQRLSRSLASASRAMDPRMVVTDLSPGNPQLRRQIALRYMVGGLMLPMEELLITNGALEALNLCLQAVTQPGDLVAIEAPAFYACLQVLERLKLKAVEIPVHPREGMDLGVLAQTLDKHPVKAVWCMTNFQNPVGASMPEAKKQELVELLRRHQVPLIEDDVYAELYYSQQAPKPAKAFDTEGLVMHCGSFAKSLAPGYRIGWVAAGRFAQKIERLKLMTSLCASMPAQAAIADYLQHGGYDRHLRKLRYALEGQQANMLAAIGRYFPAQTRVSQPSGGYFLWLELPEQMDALKLFHMALAQGISIAPGPIFSPTRRFGNCIRLNYGSPWSDSAEQAMETLGRIVRSF; encoded by the coding sequence ATGAAACGCTACGAACGATTCGCCGACGACATTGCCGAACTGATCCGCTCCGGGGTGCTCGGCCCCGGCCAGCGGGTGCCTTCCGTGCGCTACGCCAGCCAGACCCACGGGGTCAGCCCATCCACGGTATTCCAGGCCTACTACCTGCTGGAGCGCCGTGGTCTGATCCGCGCCCGGCCGCGCTCGGGCTATTTCGTCAACGCCCATGCGCCACGCCCGTTCAGCGAACCGCAGACACATGCGCCGGCCAACGAGTCCACCGAGGTAGACGTCAGCGGCCTGGTGTTTTCGATCCTCGACTCGATCAAGGACCCGCACACCATGCCGTTCGGCTCGGCCTTCCCCAGCCCGGCGTTGTTTCCCCTGCAACGCCTCTCCCGCTCGCTGGCCAGTGCCAGCCGGGCCATGGATCCGCGCATGGTGGTCACCGACCTTTCGCCGGGCAACCCGCAGCTGCGCCGGCAGATTGCCCTGCGCTACATGGTCGGCGGGCTGATGCTGCCGATGGAGGAACTGCTGATCACCAATGGCGCGCTGGAAGCCCTCAATCTGTGCCTGCAGGCCGTCACCCAGCCGGGTGACCTGGTGGCCATCGAGGCGCCGGCGTTCTATGCCTGCCTGCAAGTGCTCGAACGCCTCAAGCTCAAGGCCGTGGAGATCCCGGTGCACCCGCGTGAAGGCATGGACCTGGGCGTGCTGGCCCAGACCCTGGACAAGCACCCGGTCAAGGCGGTCTGGTGCATGACCAACTTCCAGAACCCGGTAGGCGCGAGCATGCCAGAGGCGAAGAAGCAGGAGCTGGTCGAGCTGCTGCGTCGCCACCAGGTGCCCTTGATCGAGGACGACGTCTACGCCGAGCTGTATTACTCGCAGCAAGCGCCCAAACCGGCCAAGGCCTTCGATACCGAAGGCCTGGTGATGCACTGCGGTTCGTTCGCCAAGAGCCTGGCGCCGGGCTATCGGATCGGTTGGGTGGCCGCAGGGCGCTTCGCCCAGAAAATCGAACGGCTCAAGCTGATGACCTCACTGTGCGCCTCGATGCCGGCCCAGGCCGCCATTGCCGACTACCTGCAGCACGGCGGCTACGACCGTCACCTGCGCAAATTGCGCTACGCCCTGGAGGGGCAGCAGGCCAACATGCTGGCGGCCATTGGCCGGTATTTCCCGGCACAGACGCGGGTCAGCCAGCCTTCCGGAGGCTATTTCCTGTGGCTGGAGCTACCCGAGCAGATGGATGCGCTGAAGCTGTTCCACATGGCCCTGGCCCAGGGCATCAGCATTGCCCCGGGGCCGATCTTCTCGCCGACCCGACGCTTCGGCAACTGCATTCGCCTGAACTATGGCAGCCCCTGGAGTGACAGCGCCGAACAGGCCATGGAAACCCTCGGGCGCATCGTGCGCTCGTTCTGA
- a CDS encoding MerR family transcriptional regulator, giving the protein MSSQTYSISDLSRELDITTRAIRFYEEQGLLSPERKGLERIYSARDKVTLKLILRGKRIGFSLAECRELIELYDPSGGNQKQLHSMLAKIAERRAQLEQQMLDIQQMHLELDTAQERCEQALAATLNTPHNHR; this is encoded by the coding sequence ATGAGCAGCCAGACCTACAGCATCTCCGACCTGTCCCGCGAACTGGACATCACCACCCGCGCCATCCGCTTCTACGAGGAGCAAGGCTTGCTCAGCCCTGAGCGCAAGGGCCTGGAGCGCATTTATTCGGCGCGCGACAAAGTCACCCTCAAGCTGATCCTGCGCGGCAAGCGCATCGGTTTCTCGCTGGCCGAATGCCGCGAACTGATCGAACTCTACGACCCCAGCGGCGGCAACCAGAAGCAGCTGCACAGCATGCTCGCCAAGATCGCCGAACGCCGCGCCCAGCTCGAGCAGCAGATGCTCGATATCCAACAGATGCACCTGGAGCTGGACACCGCCCAGGAGCGCTGCGAACAGGCCCTGGCCGCCACCTTGAACACACCGCACAACCACCGTTGA
- a CDS encoding shikimate 5-dehydrogenase gives MSIPPNRDTVLCISLAGRPGTFGVRFHNHLYQQLGLDYYYKAMTTADLPAAVAGIRALGIRGCGVSMPYKEACMALVDEIDPSAAAIESVNTLVNRDGHLKAYNTDYLAVRQLLAQHQVDPATAFVLRGSGGMAKAVASALRDAGFADGTIVARNEQAGRQLADVCGYRWLPELGDLCPPMLINVTPIGMAGGPEAQQLAFAETAIAAAERVFDVVAMPARTPLIRAAEALGKPVITGLEVIALQALEQFVLYTGVRPSAEQVAAAVAYARDI, from the coding sequence ATGAGTATTCCACCCAACCGAGACACAGTCCTGTGCATTTCCCTGGCCGGTCGCCCCGGCACCTTCGGCGTACGATTTCACAACCATCTGTACCAGCAACTGGGCCTGGATTATTACTACAAGGCCATGACCACCGCTGACCTGCCGGCGGCGGTGGCCGGCATCCGCGCCCTGGGTATCCGCGGCTGCGGCGTGTCGATGCCGTACAAGGAAGCCTGCATGGCTCTGGTGGACGAAATCGATCCGTCGGCGGCGGCCATCGAGTCGGTGAACACGCTGGTCAACCGCGATGGCCATCTCAAGGCCTACAACACCGATTATCTGGCGGTACGTCAATTGCTGGCGCAACATCAGGTCGATCCGGCGACCGCCTTCGTCCTGCGTGGCAGTGGTGGCATGGCCAAGGCGGTGGCCAGTGCCTTGCGCGATGCTGGGTTTGCCGATGGCACCATTGTCGCGCGCAACGAGCAGGCCGGGCGTCAGTTGGCGGATGTCTGCGGCTATCGCTGGCTGCCAGAGCTTGGCGATCTGTGCCCGCCGATGCTGATCAATGTCACGCCGATCGGTATGGCCGGCGGGCCCGAGGCGCAGCAGCTGGCTTTCGCCGAGACGGCCATCGCTGCGGCCGAGCGGGTGTTCGACGTGGTGGCAATGCCGGCGCGCACGCCGTTGATCCGCGCCGCCGAAGCACTGGGCAAGCCGGTTATCACTGGGCTGGAGGTGATTGCCCTGCAGGCGCTTGAGCAGTTCGTGTTGTATACCGGCGTGCGGCCCAGCGCTGAGCAGGTGGCGGCTGCTGTGGCGTACGCCCGGGATATTTAG
- a CDS encoding OprD family porin, with the protein MFAPFPLAPGRRVAGLFFLCVGVNAQAAGFLEDSSAKIEARNVYFNRDFRDGHSSASQGASKREEWAQGLILNVQSGYTQGPVGFGVDALGMVGFKLDSSPADSNSGLLPSSGHDPRHSADQYAKMGIAGKVKVSETVFKYGSMMPDVPLLKYNDGRLLPTMFHGAWLTSEEVRDLKFTLARLNQYTARDSTDRQDIRVHCKNKRYACDIEADHFDLAGVDYRFNERVSAQYQVSKLENIYRQHFLGLVASQPLQVGTLSADLRVIKSDDIGNARAGQIDHRAFSGMLGYSLGGHKFSAGWQRMYGDSAMPYLDGTNPYLVNYAQVNDFAAAQERSWQLRYDYDFKALGVPGLTFFTRYINGDNIKVPGSNAEGKEWERDSELKYQVQSGTFKDVSVRLRNSTYRSNYEKWARDMDETRVIVSYNFSIF; encoded by the coding sequence ATGTTTGCCCCTTTTCCCCTCGCCCCCGGGCGCCGAGTTGCCGGCCTGTTCTTCCTGTGTGTCGGTGTCAACGCCCAGGCTGCCGGTTTTCTTGAAGACAGCAGTGCCAAGATCGAAGCACGCAATGTCTATTTCAACCGGGATTTTCGCGATGGCCACAGCAGTGCCAGCCAAGGCGCGTCGAAGCGCGAAGAATGGGCCCAGGGGCTCATCCTCAATGTACAGTCCGGTTATACCCAGGGGCCGGTAGGTTTTGGCGTCGATGCCCTGGGCATGGTCGGTTTCAAACTGGATTCGAGCCCGGCCGACAGTAACAGTGGCTTGTTGCCGTCCTCCGGCCACGACCCGCGACATTCCGCCGACCAGTACGCCAAGATGGGAATCGCCGGCAAGGTCAAGGTGTCCGAGACCGTATTCAAGTACGGCTCGATGATGCCGGATGTACCGCTGCTCAAATACAACGACGGTCGCCTGTTGCCGACCATGTTCCATGGCGCCTGGCTGACGTCCGAGGAAGTGCGCGACCTTAAGTTCACCCTGGCGCGTCTGAACCAGTACACCGCGCGGGACTCCACCGACCGCCAGGACATTCGTGTCCATTGCAAGAACAAGCGCTACGCCTGCGACATCGAAGCCGACCATTTCGATCTGGCGGGCGTCGATTACCGGTTCAACGAGCGCGTCAGTGCCCAGTACCAGGTCTCGAAGCTGGAGAACATCTACCGCCAGCACTTCCTGGGCCTGGTCGCCAGCCAACCCTTGCAGGTCGGCACCCTGTCGGCTGACCTGCGGGTGATCAAGAGCGACGATATCGGCAATGCCCGTGCCGGCCAGATCGACCACCGCGCGTTCAGCGGCATGCTCGGCTACAGCCTGGGCGGTCACAAGTTCAGCGCTGGCTGGCAGCGCATGTATGGCGACAGCGCCATGCCGTACCTCGATGGCACCAATCCTTACCTGGTCAACTATGCCCAGGTCAACGACTTCGCCGCCGCCCAGGAGCGCTCCTGGCAGTTGCGTTACGATTACGACTTCAAGGCCCTCGGCGTGCCAGGCCTGACCTTCTTCACCCGTTACATCAACGGTGACAACATCAAGGTTCCGGGCAGCAACGCCGAAGGCAAGGAATGGGAACGCGACAGCGAACTCAAGTACCAGGTACAGAGCGGCACCTTCAAGGATGTCAGCGTGCGCCTGCGCAACTCCACCTACCGCAGCAACTACGAGAAGTGGGCGCGTGACATGGATGAGACCCGGGTCATCGTCAGCTACAACTTCTCGATCTTCTAG
- the gloA gene encoding lactoylglutathione lyase, with protein sequence MSLHDLQTLPGVTAQPDTATAQFVFNHTMLRVKDIEKSLDFYTRVLGFRLVDKRDFPEAAFSLYFLALVDPTQIPADDAARHQWMKSIPGVLELTHNHGTENDPAFAYHNGNTDPRGFGHICISVPDVREACARFEALEVPFQKRLQDGRMNHLAFVKDPDGYWVEVIQPTDLKS encoded by the coding sequence ATGAGCCTGCACGATCTGCAAACCCTGCCCGGCGTCACCGCCCAGCCAGACACCGCCACCGCCCAGTTCGTCTTCAACCACACCATGCTGCGGGTCAAGGACATCGAGAAGTCGCTGGACTTCTACACCCGCGTATTGGGCTTTCGCCTGGTGGACAAGCGCGATTTCCCCGAGGCCGCATTCAGCCTGTACTTCCTGGCCCTGGTCGATCCGACGCAGATCCCAGCCGACGATGCCGCACGTCACCAGTGGATGAAGTCGATCCCCGGCGTGCTCGAACTGACCCACAACCATGGTACCGAGAACGACCCGGCATTCGCCTACCACAACGGCAACACCGACCCACGCGGCTTCGGCCATATCTGCATTTCGGTGCCGGACGTGCGTGAGGCCTGCGCGCGCTTCGAAGCACTGGAGGTACCGTTCCAGAAGCGCCTGCAGGACGGCCGCATGAATCACCTGGCCTTCGTCAAGGACCCGGACGGCTACTGGGTCGAAGTGATCCAGCCGACCGATCTCAAAAGCTGA
- a CDS encoding response regulator: MHLLVVEDDDIVRMLIVEVLDELGYTAIEADCADAALKILEDPAQSLALLMTDVGLPDMRGEELAGKAREVRPLLPVLFASGYAENVEVPTGMHLIGKPFSIDQLRDKVLAILGAP; this comes from the coding sequence ATGCACCTTCTGGTAGTCGAAGACGACGACATCGTTCGCATGCTGATAGTCGAAGTGCTCGACGAGCTGGGCTACACCGCCATCGAGGCGGACTGCGCCGACGCTGCCTTGAAGATTCTCGAGGACCCTGCGCAGTCCCTGGCGCTGTTGATGACCGATGTCGGCCTGCCCGACATGCGTGGCGAGGAATTGGCGGGCAAGGCCCGTGAGGTCCGCCCATTGCTGCCGGTGCTGTTCGCCAGCGGCTATGCCGAGAACGTCGAGGTGCCAACAGGCATGCACCTGATCGGCAAACCGTTCAGCATCGACCAACTGCGCGACAAGGTCCTGGCCATCCTTGGCGCGCCGTGA
- a CDS encoding DUF3203 family protein — MPVEVDPSTRRCTLIGNHIRLEGTGPEIEIVTDEQLRMSVAILAGERIPITESEADALTVAGAVDSRRHLKNSAPGSVI, encoded by the coding sequence ATGCCCGTTGAAGTTGACCCCAGCACCCGCCGTTGCACCCTGATTGGCAACCACATCCGCCTGGAAGGCACCGGCCCCGAGATCGAAATCGTCACCGATGAACAGCTGCGCATGTCGGTGGCGATCCTGGCCGGCGAACGCATTCCCATCACCGAAAGCGAAGCCGATGCGCTAACCGTCGCAGGTGCGGTGGATAGCCGCAGGCATCTGAAGAACAGCGCTCCAGGCTCCGTAATCTGA
- a CDS encoding hydroxymethylglutaryl-CoA lyase produces MSLPEKVRLVEVGPRDGLQNEAQPISVADKVRLVDDLSEAGLAYIEVGSFVSPKWVPQMAGSSEVFAGIRQREGVTYAALAPNLRGFDDALAAGVKEVAVFAAASESFSQRNINCSISESLKRFEPIMEAARKHDIRVRGYVSCVLGCPYEGTVRAEQVAPVARALQQMGCYEVSLGDTIGTGTAGDTRRLFEIVAAQVPRAQLAGHFHDTYGQALANVYASLLEGISVFDSSVAGLGGCPYAKGATGNVASEDVVYLMQGLGIDTGIDLDRLIAAGLRISEVLGRTTGSRVARARTAH; encoded by the coding sequence ATGTCATTGCCCGAGAAAGTCCGCCTGGTCGAAGTCGGCCCGCGCGACGGCCTGCAGAACGAAGCCCAGCCCATCAGTGTCGCCGACAAGGTGCGCCTGGTGGACGACCTCAGCGAGGCGGGCCTGGCCTATATAGAAGTGGGCAGTTTCGTGTCGCCCAAATGGGTGCCGCAGATGGCGGGCTCCAGCGAGGTGTTCGCCGGCATTCGCCAACGCGAAGGTGTCACCTATGCAGCGCTGGCCCCCAACCTGCGCGGTTTCGACGACGCCCTCGCCGCCGGGGTCAAGGAAGTGGCGGTGTTCGCCGCCGCGTCGGAGTCCTTCTCCCAACGCAATATCAACTGCTCGATCAGCGAGAGCCTGAAGCGCTTCGAGCCGATCATGGAGGCGGCGCGCAAGCATGACATACGGGTGCGCGGCTATGTGTCCTGCGTGCTTGGCTGCCCCTATGAGGGGACTGTGCGCGCCGAACAGGTCGCACCAGTGGCCCGTGCCCTGCAGCAGATGGGCTGCTACGAAGTATCGCTGGGCGACACCATAGGCACCGGTACCGCGGGGGATACCCGCCGATTGTTCGAGATCGTCGCGGCACAGGTGCCCCGCGCGCAACTGGCCGGGCATTTCCACGATACCTACGGCCAGGCCCTGGCCAACGTCTACGCCAGCCTGCTCGAAGGGATCAGCGTGTTCGACAGCTCCGTGGCCGGCCTCGGCGGCTGCCCTTACGCCAAAGGCGCCACGGGCAACGTCGCCAGCGAAGATGTGGTGTACCTGATGCAAGGGCTGGGCATCGACACCGGAATCGACCTGGACCGCCTGATCGCCGCAGGCCTGCGCATCAGCGAGGTGCTCGGGCGCACCACCGGTTCGCGCGTGGCGCGCGCACGGACCGCGCACTGA
- the ccoG gene encoding cytochrome c oxidase accessory protein CcoG, which translates to MSDRIPFRVIEIDPAASHKSKSQSTGGIHTRSFSGFYRNLRIVFAGALFVLFFGTAWLQWNGRQAVLWDLADSKFHIFGATFWPQDFILLSALLIICAFGLFAITVFAGRVWCGYSCPQSTWTWLFMWCEKVTEGDRNQRIKLAAAPWGVEKIARRSLKHTLWLAIGLVTGLTFVGYFTPIRPLAAELFSFELGGVALFWILFFTAATYLNAGWLREAVCMHMCPYARFQSVMFDKDTLAVAYDPSRGEARGPRKKGSDPRNQGLGDCIDCTLCVQVCPTGIDIRDGLQMACIGCAACIDACDGVMDKMGYARGLIGYKSEHSLQGGKTHWLRPRLLGYAAALTVMIGALVLALQLRPMVSMDVIKDRGLFRENALGQIENIYLLKIINKTQEPQHYRLRLVDAEGFELHGRTEFTLAAGEMSELPVSVAMLAERPSSSSQSLTFEIQDSDQPGVRSTANSRFVAPMNR; encoded by the coding sequence ATGAGCGATCGAATCCCCTTCCGAGTCATCGAGATTGACCCTGCCGCCAGCCACAAGAGCAAAAGCCAGAGCACTGGCGGCATCCACACCCGCAGCTTCAGCGGCTTCTACCGCAACCTGCGCATCGTCTTCGCCGGCGCGCTGTTCGTGCTGTTCTTCGGCACCGCCTGGTTGCAGTGGAACGGCCGCCAGGCCGTGCTCTGGGACCTCGCCGACAGCAAGTTCCACATCTTCGGCGCAACCTTCTGGCCGCAGGATTTCATCCTGCTGTCGGCCCTGCTGATCATCTGCGCGTTCGGCCTGTTCGCCATCACCGTGTTCGCCGGCCGGGTCTGGTGCGGTTACAGCTGCCCTCAGAGCACCTGGACCTGGCTGTTCATGTGGTGCGAGAAAGTCACCGAAGGCGACCGCAACCAGCGCATCAAACTGGCCGCCGCGCCCTGGGGCGTGGAAAAGATCGCCCGCCGCAGCCTCAAGCACACCCTGTGGCTGGCCATCGGCCTGGTCACCGGCCTGACCTTCGTCGGCTACTTCACTCCCATCCGGCCCCTGGCCGCCGAGCTGTTCAGCTTCGAGCTGGGCGGCGTAGCGCTGTTCTGGATCCTGTTCTTCACCGCGGCCACCTACCTCAATGCCGGCTGGCTGCGCGAGGCGGTGTGCATGCACATGTGCCCCTACGCCCGCTTCCAGAGCGTGATGTTCGACAAGGACACCCTGGCGGTGGCCTACGACCCGAGCCGCGGTGAAGCCCGTGGCCCGCGCAAGAAAGGCAGTGACCCGCGCAACCAGGGCCTGGGCGATTGCATCGATTGCACCCTCTGCGTGCAGGTCTGCCCCACCGGCATCGATATCCGCGACGGCTTGCAGATGGCCTGTATCGGCTGCGCCGCCTGTATCGACGCCTGCGACGGCGTCATGGACAAGATGGGCTACGCCCGCGGCCTGATTGGCTACAAGTCCGAGCACAGCCTGCAGGGCGGCAAGACCCATTGGCTGCGCCCGCGCCTGCTCGGCTATGCCGCCGCCCTGACCGTGATGATCGGCGCCCTGGTGCTCGCCCTGCAACTGCGGCCGATGGTGTCGATGGACGTGATCAAGGACCGTGGCCTGTTCCGCGAGAATGCCCTGGGCCAGATCGAGAACATCTACTTGCTCAAGATCATCAACAAGACCCAGGAGCCACAGCACTATCGCCTGCGCCTGGTCGATGCCGAGGGCTTCGAATTGCATGGGCGCACCGAGTTCACCCTGGCCGCCGGCGAGATGAGCGAGCTGCCGGTATCGGTGGCGATGCTCGCCGAGCGCCCGAGCAGCAGCTCGCAATCACTGACCTTCGAAATCCAGGACAGCGACCAGCCCGGCGTGCGCAGCACCGCCAACAGCCGTTTCGTCGCGCCGATGAACCGCTGA